The Acidobacteriota bacterium genome contains a region encoding:
- a CDS encoding proline dehydrogenase family protein encodes MSLYAVKKSIVNLIPGRLVRVFAAPYVSGDSLDKGLAVADRLFEERGIHTTLDVLGEAEKTEAKVRGAVENYLRALEAVKTRGYCTLSIKPGHFGFYVSPDLCRRNVEEMAAACQAAGRGLTVDMEDTDLTDFTLDLYRDLKPKYPILGTVLQSRLHRTLDDVDRLDGLNAHVRACIGIYNVGPDKALTNRRQMKENLLLLIEKLLDRGHYVCVATHDMEYLAKARDLLRRKAVLKDRYEFQMLLGVPRDRVQKELVAAGETVRLYVPFASDWDDAIAYLRRRMLESPSMSLLVLKNLFVRGH; translated from the coding sequence ATGTCCCTGTACGCCGTGAAGAAATCCATCGTCAACCTGATTCCGGGGCGTCTCGTCCGCGTCTTCGCCGCCCCGTACGTCTCCGGCGACTCGCTGGACAAGGGATTGGCCGTGGCGGATCGCTTGTTCGAGGAGCGCGGCATTCACACGACCCTTGACGTCTTGGGCGAAGCCGAGAAGACCGAAGCCAAGGTCCGCGGGGCCGTGGAGAACTACCTGAGGGCCCTGGAGGCCGTGAAGACTCGAGGCTACTGCACCTTGTCCATCAAACCCGGCCATTTCGGTTTCTACGTCAGTCCGGACCTCTGCCGCCGGAACGTGGAGGAAATGGCCGCCGCCTGCCAGGCCGCCGGAAGGGGTCTCACGGTGGACATGGAGGACACGGACCTGACGGACTTCACCTTGGACCTCTACCGGGACCTCAAACCCAAGTACCCGATTCTGGGCACGGTCCTCCAGTCCCGTCTTCACCGCACTCTCGACGACGTGGACCGTCTCGACGGGCTGAACGCCCACGTGCGGGCCTGCATCGGCATATACAACGTGGGCCCCGACAAGGCCTTGACAAACCGGCGGCAGATGAAGGAAAACCTCTTGCTTCTCATCGAGAAGCTCCTCGATCGTGGCCACTACGTCTGCGTCGCCACCCACGATATGGAGTACCTCGCCAAGGCCCGGGACCTCCTCCGCCGGAAGGCCGTTCTGAAGGACCGCTACGAATTCCAGATGCTCCTCGGCGTCCCCCGGGACCGCGTCCAGAAGGAACTCGTCGCCGCCGGCGAGACGGTGCGTCTATACGTCCCCTTCGCCTCCGACTGGGACGACGCCATCGCGTACCTGCGCCGCCGCATGCTGGAGAGCCCTTCCATGTCCCTGCTCGTTCTGAAGAACCTCTTCGTGAGGGGCCATTGA
- a CDS encoding DUF1015 family protein, with the protein MSKLKPFRGYRPRPDLAEKIASHPYDVIDSDEARNLARGNPYSFLHVGKPEIDLDPSVPLYDDRVYAQGVENLRRFIAEGVLLKEPQPCFYVYQQRMGDHVQAGLVGLCAVTEYENGLIKRHEFTRKDKEDDRTRHVMEQNANAEPVFLTYRAVPAIDEIVDRARSCDPVYDIVTDDGFGHTVWVIADEEDLKDIERLFAEKVPALYVADGHHRTAAAVRTGQALRTRAAARTGEEPFEYFMAVVFPHDQLKILDYNRVVKDLNGLSPEAFLAKIGGAFSVEKGVAPKPERPATFGMYLGGEWYRLAARPGTYPAQDPVKGLDVSILQDNLLGPVLGIADPRTDKRIDFVGGIRGTKELERRVKEGWAVAFALYPTSLPQLMAVADAGQVMPPKSTWFEPKLRSGLIVRLIED; encoded by the coding sequence ATGTCGAAGTTGAAGCCGTTCCGCGGCTACAGGCCCAGGCCTGACCTCGCGGAGAAGATCGCCAGCCACCCCTATGACGTCATTGACTCGGACGAGGCCAGGAATCTGGCCCGGGGCAATCCCTACTCCTTTCTCCACGTGGGCAAGCCCGAAATCGACCTGGACCCCTCCGTTCCCCTCTACGACGATCGCGTTTACGCTCAGGGCGTGGAGAACCTCCGCCGCTTCATCGCCGAGGGAGTCCTGCTCAAGGAGCCCCAGCCCTGCTTCTACGTATACCAGCAGAGGATGGGAGACCACGTCCAGGCGGGCCTCGTTGGCCTATGCGCCGTCACCGAGTACGAAAACGGTCTCATCAAGCGCCACGAGTTCACGAGGAAGGACAAAGAGGACGACCGCACGCGCCACGTGATGGAGCAGAACGCCAATGCGGAGCCGGTCTTCCTGACTTACCGGGCGGTTCCCGCCATCGACGAGATCGTGGACCGCGCCCGCTCCTGCGATCCCGTCTACGACATCGTGACCGACGACGGCTTCGGCCACACGGTCTGGGTGATCGCCGACGAAGAGGACCTGAAGGACATCGAGCGCCTCTTCGCCGAAAAGGTCCCCGCCCTTTACGTGGCCGACGGCCACCACCGCACCGCCGCCGCCGTCCGGACGGGCCAGGCTCTGCGCACCAGGGCCGCCGCACGCACGGGGGAGGAGCCCTTCGAGTACTTCATGGCCGTGGTCTTCCCCCACGACCAGTTGAAGATCCTCGACTACAACCGCGTGGTGAAGGACCTCAACGGCCTGAGCCCGGAGGCTTTCCTTGCGAAGATCGGAGGGGCCTTCTCCGTGGAAAAGGGCGTCGCGCCCAAACCCGAACGCCCGGCCACGTTCGGAATGTACCTGGGCGGAGAGTGGTACCGCCTGGCGGCCCGCCCGGGCACCTATCCGGCGCAGGACCCGGTGAAGGGGCTGGACGTTTCCATCCTCCAGGACAACCTGCTGGGGCCCGTCCTGGGGATCGCGGACCCGCGCACCGACAAGCGCATCGATTTCGTCGGGGGGATCCGCGGGACGAAGGAGCTGGAGCGTCGGGTCAAGGAGGGCTGGGCCGTGGCCTTCGCCCTCTATCCCACGAGCCTGCCCCAGCTCATGGCGGTGGCGGACGCGGGGCAGGTCATGCCGCCCAAGTCCACGTGGTTCGAGCCCAAACTGAGAAGCGGGCTCATCGTGCGGCTTATTGAGGATTAG
- a CDS encoding hydroxyacid dehydrogenase: protein MKILIADAFDKGLPKRLERFGEVFEDMGRLAEAEVLLIRSKTKVTPDLIEKAPALKLVIRGGVGLDNVDKAACSARGIEVMNTPEASSVAVAEFAMALMLAIPNRIVEAHTSMKEGKWLKKELKRTELYQKTLGLLGVGRIGSEVATRARAFGMTVIAYDPYLKEHPVARLVPLDELLAKSDYISFHTPLTEETRGMVNAALIGKMKDGVILINTGRGKILDEAALAEALKSGKVAAYGTDVWSSDPPPADCPLLTAPNVLMAPHIGASSKENLLRIGDIVVEILKNRK from the coding sequence ATGAAGATCCTGATTGCGGACGCGTTCGACAAGGGGCTCCCCAAGAGGCTGGAGCGTTTCGGCGAAGTGTTCGAAGACATGGGCCGATTGGCGGAGGCGGAAGTTCTGCTGATCCGCTCCAAGACCAAGGTGACGCCCGACCTGATCGAGAAGGCCCCGGCCCTGAAACTCGTGATTCGGGGGGGGGTGGGGCTGGACAACGTGGACAAGGCCGCGTGCAGCGCGCGGGGCATCGAGGTGATGAATACGCCCGAAGCTTCCTCGGTGGCCGTGGCCGAGTTCGCCATGGCGCTCATGCTGGCCATCCCCAACCGCATCGTGGAAGCCCACACCTCCATGAAGGAGGGGAAGTGGCTCAAGAAGGAGCTCAAGCGCACGGAACTCTACCAGAAGACCCTCGGCCTCCTCGGGGTGGGCCGCATCGGCTCCGAGGTGGCTACCCGGGCCAGGGCCTTCGGCATGACGGTGATCGCGTACGACCCCTACCTCAAGGAGCACCCCGTGGCGCGCCTCGTCCCCCTGGACGAACTCCTCGCCAAATCGGACTACATCTCCTTCCACACGCCGCTGACCGAGGAGACCCGTGGCATGGTCAACGCGGCCCTCATCGGCAAAATGAAGGACGGGGTCATCCTGATCAACACCGGGCGGGGCAAGATCCTCGACGAGGCGGCCCTGGCGGAGGCCCTGAAGAGCGGAAAGGTGGCCGCCTACGGCACCGACGTATGGTCCAGCGACCCGCCCCCCGCCGACTGCCCCCTGCTGACGGCGCCCAACGTCCTCATGGCGCCCCACATCGGGGCCTCCTCCAAGGAGAACCTCCTGCGCATCGGCGACATCGTGGTCGAGATCCTGAAGAATCGGAAATGA
- the serC gene encoding 3-phosphoserine/phosphohydroxythreonine transaminase has protein sequence MAKRVINFYAGPAGLPLPALERAQAELLDFENTGMSVMEISHRAKEYDAVHNEAISLVKELLNVPDNYKVLLLQGGGNLQFAMLPMNLLHSGRKADYIVTGSWAKKAYKEAVIVAGENARCIASTEPEKFCRLPRPEEIKVNADAAYVHICSNNTIYGTQWKTFPETGGIPLAADMSSDFMWRPFDVKPFGFIYAGAQKNLGPSGLVVALIRDDVLEMCTDKIPTMLRYRIHADKNSLFNTPPCFSIYILRNVLSYNKQIGGLEVIYKNNLKKGELLYGCIDRHAGFYKPWVTVKEDRSYMNVDFFLPTEDLTAAFIAEAKKNGMVGLKGYRDLGGIRVSMYNAVTVPQIETLVSFMEEFVKKNG, from the coding sequence ATGGCAAAGCGGGTGATCAACTTCTACGCGGGGCCGGCGGGTCTTCCCCTCCCGGCGCTGGAACGGGCCCAGGCTGAACTCCTGGATTTCGAAAACACGGGCATGTCGGTGATGGAGATCTCCCACCGGGCGAAGGAGTACGACGCCGTCCACAACGAGGCCATTTCCCTCGTGAAGGAGCTCCTGAACGTCCCCGACAACTACAAGGTCCTCCTTCTCCAGGGGGGGGGGAACCTCCAGTTCGCCATGTTGCCCATGAACCTCCTTCATTCGGGGCGCAAGGCCGACTACATCGTGACGGGCTCGTGGGCCAAGAAGGCCTACAAGGAGGCCGTGATCGTGGCCGGCGAAAACGCCCGCTGCATCGCCTCCACCGAGCCCGAGAAGTTCTGCCGCCTGCCCCGGCCCGAGGAGATCAAGGTCAACGCGGATGCCGCCTACGTCCACATCTGCTCGAACAACACCATCTACGGGACGCAGTGGAAGACCTTTCCCGAGACGGGGGGCATCCCCCTGGCCGCCGACATGTCCAGCGACTTCATGTGGCGCCCCTTCGACGTAAAGCCCTTCGGCTTCATCTACGCCGGCGCCCAGAAGAACCTGGGCCCCTCGGGACTGGTGGTGGCCCTCATCCGGGACGACGTTCTGGAGATGTGTACGGACAAGATCCCCACCATGCTCCGGTACAGGATCCACGCGGACAAGAACAGCCTTTTCAACACCCCGCCCTGCTTCTCCATCTACATCCTGCGCAACGTCCTCAGCTACAACAAGCAGATCGGCGGCCTCGAGGTCATCTACAAGAACAACCTGAAGAAGGGCGAGCTGCTGTACGGCTGCATCGACCGCCACGCGGGCTTCTACAAGCCCTGGGTCACGGTGAAGGAAGACCGCTCCTACATGAACGTGGATTTCTTCCTCCCCACCGAGGACCTCACCGCGGCCTTCATCGCCGAGGCCAAAAAGAACGGCATGGTGGGCCTCAAGGGCTATCGCGACCTCGGAGGCATCCGGGTCTCCATGTACAACGCCGTCACCGTTCCCCAGATCGAGACCCTTGTTTCCTTCATGGAGGAGTTCGTCAAGAAGAACGGCTGA
- a CDS encoding PAS domain-containing sensor histidine kinase: MALDVKTLIFCNFLLGTFLVVLLLMYRARQRTCPGYLAWVFGTALQMLGLLSLAVREAVPLLPGVLVTNACIYFGMVLELEGALRFVRDTRASRLWYWSAIPFLLLQGWLAVGRDEVVLRSLVVAVCIAWVSFRISWVFLAGQGWTNHLYRLFAVLYVLMGAAVLVRALLWMTNPSHGLFDSPYFHTAYFSLTLVAATGGSICYILLTSQRLEQEVRTGEERFRRLVEASTMGIVFLREEAGGGLVLTGVNPAACGILHLSEDQMVGKPLREVFTGEAAGEMEAAYLNTCRTGQPLHLVGAEYRDSRVAGFFDVFAYRTGPGRVAVLFNDVSERKRLEAERLALQAREHHVSMVENQGRLVQGLAHEIRNPLFALHTNTLAAIRAAKEGKDGAPFTGFVEEQVRRLDALLRDLMELGRRPEAGEEILDLPALVRATAASVGESSLPKGRTVRMRTPEGSVRVRGDAPTLSRAFSHLLENALDFTPAGEAVEVSVSTEGDRAKVEIRDRGPGIRQDVQGSLFEPFVTSRTGHTGLGLALARHYLRSHGGELSGRNREPGPGAIFTITLPLGPESPEAGAAAEPSREASG; the protein is encoded by the coding sequence GTGGCGCTGGACGTAAAAACGCTGATCTTTTGCAACTTCCTCCTCGGCACCTTCCTGGTGGTCCTGCTCTTGATGTACCGGGCGCGTCAGAGGACGTGTCCGGGCTATCTCGCCTGGGTCTTCGGCACGGCGCTCCAGATGCTGGGTCTCCTGTCCCTCGCCGTGCGGGAGGCGGTCCCCCTCCTTCCCGGCGTCCTGGTGACGAACGCATGTATTTACTTCGGCATGGTTCTCGAACTGGAGGGGGCCCTCCGGTTCGTGCGGGACACGAGGGCCTCCCGCCTGTGGTACTGGAGCGCCATTCCCTTTCTTCTTCTCCAGGGGTGGCTCGCGGTGGGGCGCGACGAGGTCGTCCTTCGAAGCCTCGTGGTGGCCGTCTGCATCGCCTGGGTCAGCTTCCGAATCAGTTGGGTCTTTCTGGCCGGACAGGGGTGGACGAACCACCTCTACCGTCTCTTCGCGGTCCTGTACGTCCTCATGGGCGCGGCCGTCCTGGTTCGGGCCCTCCTATGGATGACCAACCCGTCCCACGGCCTTTTTGATTCGCCGTACTTCCACACGGCCTACTTCTCCCTGACCCTCGTGGCGGCGACGGGCGGCTCCATCTGCTACATCCTCCTGACGAGCCAGCGCCTGGAGCAGGAGGTGCGGACAGGGGAGGAACGCTTCCGGCGGCTCGTGGAGGCGTCCACCATGGGCATCGTGTTCTTGAGGGAGGAGGCGGGCGGGGGGCTTGTCCTCACGGGGGTCAACCCCGCCGCGTGCGGAATCCTCCATCTTTCCGAGGATCAAATGGTCGGGAAACCTCTGCGGGAGGTGTTCACCGGCGAAGCCGCCGGAGAGATGGAAGCGGCCTACCTGAACACGTGCCGCACGGGCCAACCCCTCCACCTCGTGGGGGCCGAGTACCGGGACTCGCGCGTCGCCGGGTTCTTCGACGTTTTCGCCTACAGGACCGGTCCAGGCCGGGTGGCCGTGCTCTTCAACGACGTGTCCGAAAGGAAGCGTTTGGAAGCCGAGCGCCTGGCGCTCCAGGCCCGGGAACACCACGTATCCATGGTGGAAAACCAGGGCCGGCTCGTGCAGGGGCTCGCCCACGAAATCCGGAACCCCCTCTTCGCGCTCCACACCAACACCCTGGCGGCGATCCGGGCGGCCAAGGAAGGGAAGGACGGCGCGCCCTTCACGGGCTTCGTGGAAGAACAGGTCCGCCGCCTCGACGCGCTCTTGCGTGACCTGATGGAATTGGGCCGGCGGCCCGAGGCGGGCGAGGAAATCCTGGACCTGCCGGCGCTCGTCCGGGCGACGGCGGCCTCGGTGGGGGAGTCGAGTCTTCCGAAGGGGAGGACCGTTCGCATGCGGACTCCGGAGGGTTCCGTCCGCGTCCGGGGGGACGCGCCTACCCTGAGTCGGGCCTTCTCGCACCTTCTGGAAAACGCCCTGGACTTCACGCCTGCCGGAGAGGCGGTGGAGGTGTCGGTATCCACCGAGGGAGACCGGGCCAAGGTGGAGATCCGCGACCGGGGTCCAGGGATCCGGCAAGACGTCCAGGGCTCCCTCTTCGAGCCCTTTGTGACGAGCCGGACGGGCCACACGGGGCTCGGTCTGGCCCTGGCGCGCCACTACCTGCGGTCCCACGGGGGAGAGCTTTCGGGCAGGAACCGCGAGCCGGGGCCAGGAGCCATATTCACGATCACCCTCCCGCTTGGCCCGGAGTCCCCCGAGGCCGGCGCGGCGGCCGAGCCGAGCCGGGAAGCCAGCGGATGA
- a CDS encoding TldD/PmbA family protein has product MRKVERRDFIKVAGTGLGAFAVSGLFSDRLAADRAVVPAGTVLQTQFGVAVEDARKVLEAALSRGADFAEIYFEHKIAGSLTVEDDIVKESAEEVVHGAGVRVLKGPQWGYGYTSDLSLEAMKGAAVAAASVAEAAAGARVVPFSPQEAGRRIYSLEGPVAKAELPAKIALVKEAYAAALAYDKRVIKASATLLDEWQSVAIVNSEGLLTSDTRPQTRLIVRATAEQNGERSTGAGSAGGRVGMAFYGQEGTRPKDVGVEAAREAITLLGAVNAQAGEQAVVLGRGQSGVMVHEAVGHPLEADGNWKKTSIMWDKLGQMVATPVVTIYDDATIPGFRGSLALDDEGTPTRPVTLIEKGKLVGFLHDRLSARIMKLERNGHGRRDSYRSPAIPRMCNTVLAKGETPPEEILRSVKKGFYAQTYQGGMVQGTGKFTFSVNLGYLIEDGKLTRPVKNATLIGTNVQILKDIEMVGNDMDFFLGNCGKGGQWATVTAGTPTLKIRSMTVGGRA; this is encoded by the coding sequence ATGAGAAAGGTCGAGCGCAGGGACTTCATCAAGGTGGCGGGTACGGGCCTCGGCGCCTTCGCCGTCTCGGGCCTCTTTTCGGACCGGCTCGCCGCGGACCGGGCGGTCGTGCCGGCCGGGACGGTCCTTCAGACGCAGTTCGGAGTGGCCGTCGAAGACGCCAGAAAGGTGCTGGAGGCGGCCCTCTCGCGAGGAGCGGACTTCGCGGAGATCTATTTTGAGCACAAGATCGCCGGCTCCCTGACGGTGGAAGACGACATCGTCAAGGAATCGGCGGAGGAAGTCGTCCACGGCGCCGGGGTCCGCGTCCTGAAGGGGCCCCAGTGGGGCTACGGCTACACCAGCGATCTGTCCCTCGAGGCCATGAAGGGGGCGGCGGTGGCCGCGGCCTCGGTGGCCGAGGCCGCAGCGGGCGCGCGGGTGGTGCCCTTCTCTCCGCAGGAGGCGGGGCGAAGGATCTATTCCCTCGAAGGCCCCGTGGCGAAGGCCGAACTGCCGGCCAAGATCGCCCTCGTCAAGGAAGCCTACGCGGCCGCCTTGGCCTACGACAAGCGCGTCATCAAGGCTTCCGCCACCCTGCTCGACGAATGGCAGAGCGTGGCCATCGTCAACAGCGAGGGGCTCCTTACGAGCGACACGCGGCCCCAGACCCGCCTCATCGTCCGCGCCACGGCCGAGCAGAACGGCGAGCGCAGCACGGGAGCGGGGAGCGCCGGCGGGCGCGTGGGCATGGCCTTCTACGGCCAGGAAGGGACGCGCCCCAAGGACGTGGGGGTGGAGGCGGCCCGGGAAGCGATCACCCTCCTCGGCGCGGTGAACGCCCAGGCCGGCGAGCAGGCGGTGGTGCTTGGACGGGGCCAGTCCGGCGTCATGGTCCACGAGGCCGTGGGCCACCCCCTGGAGGCGGACGGGAACTGGAAGAAGACCTCCATCATGTGGGACAAGCTCGGCCAGATGGTGGCGACGCCCGTGGTGACGATTTACGACGACGCCACGATCCCCGGCTTCCGGGGCAGCCTGGCCCTGGACGACGAGGGCACTCCCACGCGCCCCGTGACCCTCATCGAGAAGGGGAAGCTCGTCGGCTTCCTCCATGACCGCCTCTCGGCGCGGATCATGAAACTGGAGCGCAACGGCCACGGCCGGCGGGATTCCTACCGCAGTCCCGCCATCCCCCGCATGTGCAACACGGTCCTCGCCAAGGGGGAGACGCCGCCCGAGGAGATCCTCCGCTCGGTGAAGAAAGGGTTCTACGCGCAGACCTACCAGGGGGGGATGGTGCAGGGAACGGGGAAGTTCACCTTCTCCGTGAACCTCGGATACCTCATCGAGGACGGAAAGCTGACCCGGCCCGTGAAGAACGCCACCCTCATCGGCACCAACGTCCAGATCCTGAAGGACATCGAAATGGTCGGCAACGACATGGACTTTTTCCTGGGCAATTGCGGCAAGGGGGGCCAGTGGGCCACCGTCACGGCCGGAACGCCCACCCTCAAGATCCGCAGCATGACCGTGGGAGGCAGGGCATGA
- a CDS encoding TldD/PmbA family protein, translated as MSANTQDPRALAEGLVEFGKRKGASDVEVSVEETKEFRVSVRDQSVESLQQSDSRTLSLRVFVEGRTASASSTDLAQETVEGLLERAVGRARLSEPDPYAGLPEKEDLSFDESALKMYDPETSALPAHKKVEAALKTEAAGLKDPRMKKSLGANYGSAEQTFHLANSRGVSASYRQSGVWAGCYFQAGEGDNLIQDGWTDGSVTVSGLMAPEAIAAKAVGRVARLVGARKVETQEVPVVLEPTMTAWLLRFLSECVSGFAVARKRSFLAGKLGEPVCAPNLSVVDDGLIPGGPGTRPFDAEGVPTRRTPILAGGVLQNYLLDTYHAKKLGLRSNGHAGGTTNLILEAGPSSPEEILKSVEKGLLLTGTLGQGTVATTGDISVGAFGLWIEKGEIAYPVAEVTLSGNLGEILKSVERVGSDLELRRAVAGPTVKIASLTVGGKASKA; from the coding sequence ATGAGCGCGAACACGCAGGATCCCCGGGCCCTCGCCGAAGGGCTCGTGGAGTTCGGGAAGCGCAAGGGGGCCTCGGACGTGGAGGTCTCCGTCGAGGAGACCAAGGAATTCCGGGTCAGCGTGAGGGACCAGAGCGTGGAGAGCCTCCAGCAGTCGGACTCCCGAACCCTGTCCCTGCGGGTCTTCGTGGAGGGAAGGACGGCGAGCGCCTCCTCCACCGACTTGGCCCAAGAGACCGTCGAGGGCCTTCTGGAGCGGGCCGTCGGCCGGGCCCGGCTGTCGGAACCGGATCCCTACGCCGGCCTTCCCGAAAAGGAGGACCTGTCCTTCGACGAATCGGCCCTCAAAATGTACGACCCTGAGACGTCCGCCCTTCCCGCCCACAAGAAAGTGGAGGCGGCCCTGAAGACCGAGGCGGCGGGGCTCAAAGACCCTCGGATGAAGAAGAGCCTCGGCGCCAATTACGGTTCAGCGGAGCAGACCTTTCATCTCGCCAATTCGCGCGGCGTTTCGGCCTCCTACCGGCAATCCGGAGTCTGGGCCGGGTGCTATTTCCAGGCGGGGGAGGGGGACAACCTCATCCAGGACGGGTGGACGGACGGCTCCGTGACCGTTTCGGGCCTGATGGCGCCCGAGGCCATCGCCGCCAAGGCCGTGGGGCGCGTGGCGCGCCTGGTGGGGGCCCGCAAGGTGGAAACCCAGGAGGTCCCCGTCGTCCTCGAACCCACCATGACGGCCTGGCTCCTTCGTTTTCTCTCCGAATGCGTGTCCGGCTTTGCCGTCGCGCGCAAGCGATCCTTCCTGGCGGGCAAGCTCGGGGAGCCGGTCTGCGCCCCCAACCTGAGCGTCGTGGACGACGGGCTCATTCCCGGAGGTCCCGGCACCCGGCCTTTCGACGCCGAGGGAGTCCCCACTCGCAGGACGCCCATCCTTGCGGGGGGCGTCCTCCAGAACTACCTCCTGGACACCTACCACGCCAAGAAGTTGGGCCTCAGGTCCAACGGCCACGCCGGCGGGACCACGAACCTCATTCTGGAGGCGGGGCCCTCCTCCCCGGAGGAGATCCTCAAGTCCGTCGAGAAGGGCCTCCTGCTCACGGGCACCTTGGGGCAGGGCACGGTGGCCACAACGGGAGACATTTCCGTGGGCGCCTTCGGCCTCTGGATCGAAAAAGGGGAAATCGCGTATCCCGTGGCGGAGGTCACCCTTTCGGGCAACCTTGGAGAGATCCTCAAGTCCGTGGAACGCGTCGGCAGCGACCTCGAGCTGCGCCGCGCCGTGGCGGGGCCCACCGTGAAGATCGCCTCCTTGACCGTGGGCGGAAAGGCCTCGAAGGCCTGA
- a CDS encoding TolC family protein: MTALVSAAQAPSAGESTRAVTLEECKEIALRHSPDLASASAALRAARGAARLARGLSNPTLEVGRDDFGGQSPSIERAPLESIGLSQTVRLGGKRRAEAEAADSARAAAEEEYRRRRLDLLAEVEREFARWLGAQASERIAAENLDTARAVREAVLSLVEAGEASAIEAVKAQNEMDLAEIDLRGAERERTLARERLARVLGMDAAGLGSAAGELPERAEVPDEAAVLSAVEGLPDLGRWREEARRLEATVDRARREAIPDPTFSFGVKRYTVTRERAYFASVSIPLPLLNRNRGGVIEASARLDQGRMEWRAEELRLRTSASAARSALRSSAAEVEALRDRILPNAERVYAAVHEGYRRGKFRLLDLLEARRSLAALRLRFVDARIRLSLAKTDLDRLTGAQDAASEETEP, translated from the coding sequence TTGACCGCCCTGGTCTCGGCCGCGCAAGCGCCTTCGGCCGGAGAATCCACCCGAGCGGTCACCCTCGAGGAATGCAAGGAGATCGCCCTTCGGCACAGCCCTGACCTCGCCTCCGCCTCCGCCGCGCTGAGGGCGGCGCGAGGCGCGGCCCGTCTGGCGCGGGGCCTGTCCAATCCCACTCTGGAGGTCGGCCGAGACGATTTTGGGGGCCAGAGTCCGTCCATCGAAAGGGCGCCCCTCGAATCCATCGGCCTCTCCCAGACAGTCCGCCTGGGAGGGAAACGGCGGGCCGAAGCGGAGGCCGCCGATTCGGCACGGGCCGCCGCGGAGGAGGAATACCGCCGGCGGAGGCTGGACCTCCTGGCGGAGGTGGAGAGGGAATTCGCGCGATGGCTGGGCGCACAGGCGAGCGAACGGATCGCCGCCGAAAACCTGGACACGGCCCGGGCGGTGCGCGAGGCGGTTCTTTCTCTCGTGGAGGCCGGCGAGGCATCGGCCATCGAGGCCGTCAAAGCCCAGAACGAGATGGACCTGGCGGAAATCGATCTCCGCGGGGCGGAACGTGAGCGCACCCTTGCGAGGGAACGGCTCGCCAGGGTGCTGGGAATGGACGCGGCGGGTCTCGGTTCCGCCGCGGGAGAACTCCCTGAGAGGGCTGAAGTGCCCGATGAAGCCGCCGTTCTCTCCGCCGTAGAGGGGCTTCCGGACCTGGGCCGGTGGAGGGAGGAAGCCAGACGCCTGGAGGCCACCGTCGATCGCGCCCGGCGCGAGGCGATACCGGATCCGACTTTCTCCTTTGGAGTGAAGCGATACACGGTTACGCGCGAGAGGGCCTATTTCGCCTCGGTCTCCATCCCGCTCCCCCTCCTGAACCGCAACCGCGGGGGGGTCATCGAGGCCTCCGCGAGACTGGACCAGGGACGCATGGAATGGCGCGCGGAGGAGCTTCGCCTTCGAACTTCGGCGTCGGCGGCGCGTTCGGCGCTCCGGAGCTCCGCCGCGGAGGTGGAGGCGCTTCGGGATCGAATCCTTCCCAACGCGGAGCGCGTCTACGCCGCCGTCCACGAGGGCTACCGGCGGGGGAAATTCCGGCTTCTGGACCTTTTGGAGGCCCGTCGGTCCCTGGCGGCCCTTCGTTTGCGGTTTGTCGATGCCCGAATTCGACTCAGCCTGGCCAAAACGGACCTGGACCGCCTGACCGGAGCCCAGGACGCGGCGTCGGAGGAGACTGAACCATGA